A portion of the Sabethes cyaneus chromosome 3, idSabCyanKW18_F2, whole genome shotgun sequence genome contains these proteins:
- the LOC128739791 gene encoding venom allergen 3 homolog → MSSIISFTLVLALVKTTQQQATLCGSSSQQQTDYCSPTLCAAGLTHIACNGLTTLASTCGAGANEVTLDSSLKTLILELHNQIRSKIATGNQNYTSNGYYPQASRMATVIWSDELASIAAANARRCVYGHDQCRNTAAFKAVGQNIAMKSYYGISFSTIDLIKAFVNAWYVEYAIANATIIASYPRGYTGPAIGHFTQIVADRVTQLGCSFVTFNTPPWINQYFVCNYSITNIVGQPVYVSGNYCSRCTTGYNTRYPGLCNQNEVINSNP, encoded by the exons ATGTCAAGCATTATCTCCT TCACGCTGGTTTTGGCTTTAGTTAAAACTACTCAGCAGCAAGCAACCCTTTGCGGTTCTTCCAGTCAACAGCAAACCGACTATTGCAGCCCCACACTATGCGCTGCCGGATTGACACATATTGCCTGCAATGGATTGACGACCCTAGCGTCCACATGTGGAGCAGGAGCAAATGAAGTAACTCTAGATTCCAGTTTGAAGACGCTGATTTTGGAACTGCACAACCAGATTCGAAGTAAAATTGCTACAGGTAATCAGAACTACACCTCAAATGGTTATTATCCACAAGCTAGCCGCATGGCGACAGTG ATTTGGAGTGACGAATTAGCTAGTATAGCGGCAGCCAACGCTCGACGCTGTGTCTATGGTCATGATCAGTGTCGCAATACGGCAGCGTTCAAGGCAGTCGGACAGAATATTGCTATGAAATCATACTACGGGATAAGCTTTTCGACAATTGATCTAATTAAAGCATTCGTCAATGCTTGGTATGTGGAATACGCGATCGCCAACGCTACAATAATCGCAAGCTATCCGAGAGGTTACACTGG ACCTGCGATTGGACACTTTACGCAAATTGTGGCGGATCGAGTTACCCAACTTGGATGTTCATTTGTGACATTTAATACACCACCCTGGATTAACCAGTACTTTGTGTGTAACTATTCAATAACCAACATAGTCGGTCAACCAGTCTACGTTAGTGGTAATTACTGCTCTAGGTGCACCACTGGCTACAATACCAGGTATCCGGGCTTGTGCAATCAAAACGAAGTAATTAATTCCAATCCATAA